In Ovis canadensis isolate MfBH-ARS-UI-01 breed Bighorn chromosome 11, ARS-UI_OviCan_v2, whole genome shotgun sequence, the DNA window GGGCCAGGGGAAGGTTGGGGAGGGTTATTTGATGAGCTTCTGTCCTGCAGATTCTCCTGTGGGACCCAAGCACAGGGAAGCAAGTGGGCAGGGCACTCACTGGCCACAGCAAGTGGATCACAGCCCTGAGCTGGGAGCCCCTCCACGCGTAAGTGACACTGACAACTGGGGTGAACTGGGAGCCAGGGGTTCAAAGCTGTACCCTACCCGTGCTCGGTGCAGAGGAGTCTTAGGGACCCTACCCGTGCTCGGTGCAGAGGAGTCTTAGGGGACAGGGTGGGGGCTCTGACTGGCAGTGACGGCGTGGCAGGCAGCGGGGAAGGTCGTCTGCACCTGCGAGTGGGGGTGGAGGATGCTCATCACAGGCCCTGAGAGCCACCTTGCAGCGCCACCAGATGGTGGGGTCAGGAAGCCGTCGAGACGTTATCCCCAGCCTTCGAGCTGGGCATCAGGAGGCAGCGTGGGAAGACAGGCATTGCCTGCTCATAAGTGAGGACCCGTCTCTTCCTCTCCAGCAACCCCGAGTGTCGCTACGTGGCCAGCAGCTCCAAGGACGGCAGCGTGCGGGTCTGGGACACGACCGCGGGCCTCTGCGAGCGCATCCTCACCGGGCACACACAGTCAGTCACCTGTCTCCGGTGGGGAGGGGACGGGCTTCTCTACTCGGCCTCCCAGGACCGCACCATCAAAGTCTGGAGGGCTCATGATGTAAGAGCTGGGAAGGGTCCGGAACCAGCCTGGGGAAATCGCTGGTCAGGGATGTCAAACCAGTGTTTCCTGAACTTGTTCCGGGAACTGCTCAGGGAGGTGCTTTTGAACAGTGGGTCCTGGGGTCGGTGCCACGTTATAGCGGAGAGTCCAGGGCCCCTGAGCATGGTCAGGCCCTGGAATTTCCTGCTGTCGGAAGCCTATTTAGGTTTATCAGACCTGCTGTATCGCAAACTTACTGGACTAGAGCCCTTTTTCCCTGACATTTCTCTTCTGTGAAACATATTTTCAGAAACACTGATCTGACCAGAGGGTTTGAGTTTTGATTCCGATCACAGTGAGTGATCTGATGGGTGATTTGATTCAGATCACAGTGAATGAGGGCCCTGCTTCTGAGTCCTGTGGGCACCCCCGTCTTCTGGGGCTGACCTGGACATTCATGTTCCCAGGGGTGCAGACTGCTCTGTGGGCATCTGACCTGTCTCCGTCTACCCTAGGGCGTGCTGTGCCGGACTCTGCAAGGCCACGGCCACTGGGTGAACACCATGGCCCTCAGCACCGACTACGCCCTGCGCACGGGGGCCTTTGAGCCTGCCGAGGCCTCAGTGAACGCCCAAGACCTCCGAGGGTCCTGTGAGTGagcgggaggaggcagggaggaagagCTGCTTGAGAAGGAGCCAGCTCTCTGGCTTCACGTGTGAGGGGCCAGCCTCGGCCGGATGGGGGGGTGCTTGCTGTCCGTGTTGAATTTTCTCATCAGCCttgttccttctttcctttggTGCCTGGTCACAGTGCAGGAGTTGAAGGAGAAGGCCCTGAGCCGCTACAACCTCGTGCGGGTGAGTGTCCCCAGCATCCCCAACTCCATGCGGGGTTTCTCCTCATCCCCCAAACCCTGCACAGGCTCAGTTCTAGCCCTAGTACATAAAGTACTGTCCCCCCAAAGTTCTTCCTTTACAATTCTAAAATCTTAGTGTGCTGGGgatcattttatttcactttggttttttgtgtttgttttttggtttttttttttttgcttatctatttatttgtaatTCTAAGGTAcccgtttatttattttggcctcaGAAttcaggctcttagttccccagccgGGGACAGACCTCctctcccctgcattgggaacatggagtcttaatcactggacaccagagaagtccctctctttttaaaatttcatttagttTCAGTAACACATTCAGATAGTCTAGGGTTCAAAGAACACAAAAGAAGGAGGTGGTGGAGAGCCTCTCATCTCTGTGGCTCCTTCTGGAAGCATCCAGCTCTCCCAGTGTCTCGTGTCTCCTTTCCGAGACTTCACATACACGTGTATACACTACACACGGTGCAGATAGACACGCATATAAAACCCTCCCCCCTTTTAAGATCCCACTGTGGGACGTCCCTggcggtccggtggttaagagCCCATGATTGAGCAGACAGTGGAGTGTTCGCCTCTGAGGTCGGGTCTCCTCCCTGAGACCGTGTGCGCTTTCTTGCCTCCGCAGGGCCGGGGCCCAGAGAGGCTGGTGTCTGGCTCAGACGACTTCACCCTGTTCCTATGGTCCCCAGCAGAGGACAAGAAGCCCCTGGCACGGATGACGGGGCACCAGGCCCTCATCAACCAGGTGGTCTTCTCCCCAGACTCCCGCATCATCGCCAGCGCCTCCTTCGACAAGTCCATCAAGCTGTGGGACGGCAGGACGGGCAAGTGAGTGGGGGGTGTGGGCCCGGGAGGAGGGGTGCTCCCCCTCCGGACGGAGCTCGGCTCTGCTGCTTTCTCACTGTGTGGCTCTGGCAAGTGGTTGgagttttttcttaatatttatttatttcgtttttatttttggctctgctgcaCCTTCGTTTCCActcgcgggctttctctagttgcggtgagcgggggccACTCTCTGATTGtggcgtgcgggcttctcattgcagtggcttctcttgttgtgaaggttctaggtgggcgggctcagtagttgtggcacgcggggtgggcttagctgccccggggcatgtgggatcttcccagaccaggaaagAAGCGAACccatcccctgcgttggcaggcggattcctaagcactggaccaccaggggagtccctggaTTTTCTGagcctctttcctcttctgagtGTGCAGACCCCTTACCTCTGAGCCTTATcacaaggattaaatgaggtggTATGTTCAGCACCCTCACTAAGCGGGCGCGGAAAATGGCTAGTTCCTTGTACGCCTAGGGAGAGAGATGGTCTGAAAGCCGGCCAAGGGCCGGGGATGCAGCGGGTAGTGTAGGTCTGTGGTCTAGTTGTTATCTGGCCCTCCTTACAGTGGAGTCCACAGATCTGACAGTGCGTTACCTGTCTGGGAGCTTGGTGGAATTGCAGAACCCTGGGCCCCAGCCCAGAGCTTGGGGATCAGAACCCACCATTTAAGGTCACCTTTCAGGTCTGAGAAGCAGTGGTGTGACGAGGCACAGTGCCCTCCCAGTTGATAGGAGGAGAGGTCGAGGCATGGGTTGGGGAAGGAGTGGGGAAACACTCCTGAGGCCAAAGGGGGACTTACGTGTCCGTCTCCGTGTATCTCCACACCAAAGTCCTTGAAATAGGCTGTTCggttccctttttttaaaattcatttacttgTCTGggttaggtcttagttgc includes these proteins:
- the NLE1 gene encoding notchless protein homolog 1 isoform X2, coding for MALSTDYALRTGAFEPAEASVNAQDLRGSLQELKEKALSRYNLVRGRGPERLVSGSDDFTLFLWSPAEDKKPLARMTGHQALINQVVFSPDSRIIASASFDKSIKLWDGRTGKYLASLRGHVAAVYQIAWSADSRLLVSGSSDSTLKVWDVKARKLSTDLPGHADEVYAVDWSPDGQRVASGGKDKCLRIWRR